The proteins below are encoded in one region of Rhododendron vialii isolate Sample 1 chromosome 7a, ASM3025357v1:
- the LOC131331989 gene encoding pentatricopeptide repeat-containing protein At1g09900, protein MDLEVPTKQTHEGFCSFHSFHGRIGSRVCSNLSSLKVFVGPKARFLVLSIDSGTGLRTQEGFRKKRRNRVYAVSKIEAFSSDNGRFWNSEKTQLGQPSRVNSVPSRESKGNKDLLRLVRKGDLEECFRRLESMVYRGDIPDIIPCTNLIRGFCRIGDTEKATRVMQIVEESGAVPDVITYNVLISGYCKAGDIDRALNILDQMSVVPDVITYNTVLRSLCNNGKLDQAMKVLRRQMKRGCYPDVFTYTILIEAFCKASGVGQAMKLLDEMRSNGCEPDVVTYNVLINGMCTEGRLDEAIKFLNNMPSYGCQPNAVTHNTILRSMCNIGRWVDAEKLLSGMAQKGCAPSVVTFNILINHFCRKGFLDRAIDILEKMPSHGCTPNSLSYNPLLNGFCKVKKMDRAIEYLEIMVSRGCYPDIVTYNTLLTGLCKGGKVDTAVEILDQLSTKGCSPVLITYNTVIDGLAKDRRTKRAFTLFYEMQEKGLKPDIVTYSSLLGGLNREGKVDEAIQFFNDFKRLGVRPNAITYNTLMLGLCKAGQTDRAIDLLFDMVSKNCKPTEATYTTLIGGIASEGLVKEASELLDELCSRGLVKKSSAKQLAVKF, encoded by the coding sequence ATGGACTTAGAAGTCCCCACAAAGCAGACCCATGAAGGGTTTTGCTCATTTCACAGTTTTCATGGTCGGATTGGGTCTAGGGTTTGTTCAAATTTGAGCTCACTCAAGGTATTTGTGGGCCCCAAAGCTCGGTTTCTTGTCCTTTCAATTGATAGTGGTACTGGATTGAGAACACAAGAGGGGTTTAGAAAGAAAAGGCGAAATCGGGTATATGCTGTTTCTAAGATAGAGGCATTTAGCTCTGATAATGGTAGGTTTTGGAATTCTGAGAAAACACAATTGGGTCAACCGAGTCGGGTGAATTCCGTGCCGAGTCGTGAGTCGAAGGGAAACAAAGATCTTCTTCGCTTGGTTAGAAAGGGGGATTTAGAGGAGTGTTTTAGACGTCTCGAGAGCATGGTTTATCGCGGAGATATACCCGATATTATACCTTGCACGAATTTGATTCGTGGCTTCTGTCGAATTGGAGACACTGAGAAGGCTACTAGGGTTATGCAGATTGTTGAGGAGTCCGGTGCTGTTCCTGATGTTATAACTTACAATGTTTTGATTAGTGGGTATTGTAAGGCAGGGGATATTGATCGCGCCCTGAATATTTTGGACCAAATGAGCGTTGTACCGGATGTTATTACATATAATACAGTCTTACGTAGTTTGTGCAATAATGGGAAACTAGATCAAGCGATGAAAGTTCTTCGTCGGCAGATGAAAAGAGGGTGTTATCCGGATGTGTTCACGTACACTATATTGATAGAAGCATTTTGCAAGGCAAGTGGAGTTGGGCAGGCGATGAAGCTTTTAGACGAGATGAGGAGCAATGGATGTGAACCAGATGTTGTTACTTATAACGTTCTTATCAATGGGATGTGTACGGAAGGGAGGTTAGACGAAGCGATCAAGTTCCTAAATAACATGCCTTCTTATGGTTGCCAACCTAATGCCGTTACTCATAACACAATATTGCGTAGCATGTGTAATATCGGGAGGTGGGTGGATGCTGAGAAACTCTTATCTGGGATGGCTCAAAAAGGGTGTGCCCCAAGTGTGGTTACTTTTAACATCTTGATTAATCACTTTTGCCGGAAGGGATTTTTGGACCGAGCAATTGATATTTTGGAGAAGATGCCTAGCCACGGTTGTACTCCGAATTCCTTGAGTTACAATCCCTTACTAAATGGATTTTGCAAAGTGAAGAAGATGGATCGGGCCATCGAGTATTTGGAGATAATGGTGTCTAGGGGTTGCTACCCTGATATTGTGACGTATAACACCCTTCTCACTGGGTTATGCAAAGGTGGAAAAGTTGATACCGCGGTTGAGATTCTTGATCAACTAAGTACCAAAGGCTGCTCTCCGGTTTTGATCACTTACAATACAGTGATTGATGGGCTCGCCAAGGATCGGAGAACCAAACGCGCTTTTACGTTATTTTATGAGATGCAAGAAAAGGGTCTTAAACCTGATATAGTTACGTATTCGTCCCTGTTGGGCGGGCTTAATAGAGAAGGGAAGGTTGATGAAGCAATTCAGTTCTTTAACGATTTCAAAAGATTGGGAGTGAGGCCTAATGCCATCACGTATAATACCCTTATGTTAGGACTTTGTAAGGCTGGTCAAACCGATCGGGCCATAGATTTACTGTTTGATATGGTGTCTAAGAATTGTAAACCTACTGAAGCTACGTACACGACTCTCATTGGAGGCATAGCTTCTGAAGGTTTGGTGAAGGAAGCTTCGGAATTATTGGACGAGCTTTGCTCCAGAGGACTTGTGAAGAAAAGTTCGGCCAAACAGTTGGCTGTCAAGTTTTAG